A genomic region of Dreissena polymorpha isolate Duluth1 chromosome 4, UMN_Dpol_1.0, whole genome shotgun sequence contains the following coding sequences:
- the LOC127876206 gene encoding U11/U12 small nuclear ribonucleoprotein 35 kDa protein-like, with translation MTHWCAVPKVYDPLKAGSIDGTDTEPHDRAILRAMNAKYKPNKSVVGDPENTVFVGRLSPNTDEEMIEEHFKKYGKIKRLRLVRDIVTGFSRCYAFVEYFNNDDAYGAQRNADKTILDEKEIYVDFECERTMKGWIPRRLGGGICGKKESGQLRFGGINRPFKKPFNVDSIQNTEGSTFRERLDVQERGDLRDRDRYNRPEGNMYSQRDRGQRSGDRRSRDRSEKGQSSRDRRSRSRTSERSRHKH, from the coding sequence ATGACACATTGGTGTGCAGTTCCGAAAGTGTATGATCCACTGAAAGCTGGGAGCATCGATGGAACTGACACAGAACCTCATGATAGAGCAATTTTACGTGCCATGAATGCCAAATACAAACCAAACAAAAGTGTTGTTGGTGATCCAGAGAATACAGTCTTTGTTGGCCGTCTCAGTCCAAACACTGATGAAGAAATGATAGAGGAACATTTCAAGAAATATGGGAAGATAAAACGATTGCGTCTTGTGAGGGATATTGTGACAGGGTTTTCACGTTGTTATGCTTTTGTTGAGTACTTCAACAATGATGACGCTTATGGGGCACAGAGAAACGCGGATAAGACAATTCTTGATGAGAAAGAGATTTATGTAGATTTTGAATGTGAAAGAACAATGAAAGGATGGATACCAAGAAGACTTGGTGGTGGCATATGTGGAAAGAAAGAATCTGGCCAGTTAAGATTTGGTGGCATAAATAGACCATTTAAGAAACCATTCAATGTAGACAGTATACAAAATACAGAAGGTTCAACATTTCGTGAGAGACTTGATGTACAGGAGAGAGGGGACCTGAGGGACAGAGATAGGTATAACAGACCTGAAGGGAACATGTACAGCCAAAGAGATAGAGGTCAAAGATCTGGTGACAGAAGGTCTAGGGACAGGTCAGAGAAGGGTCAAAGTTCACGAGATCGGAGGTCAAGAAGCAGAACATCTGAGCGTTCTAGACATAAGCATTAA